The region GCCTGTTATGGCTAGGCCGCTCTAAAGCTTTTAAAAAAAGATTGATATCATTTTCTTTAAATTTCTTATGCAGCGCAAAATCCAGTTTTAAAATGACTAAACTGCTCCCTCCAAATAAAGAATCCTGCTCTAAAAGGGTCGCAATTTGGCTTTTTTCATAATCGCTCGCATAAAAAAGCGAAGTTTCTGTGTCAGGGTTATTGCGTTTAAAAAGCGAGCCAATCGTTTGAATATAATAATGGATAAAAAAATCAAACTCCCCATACAAAAACACCGCTTTGGGGAGTCGTTGTTTCAAATAATTATCCAAATCTTTACGATACATGCTCTTTAATCCTTTCTGTGATTTCGCCCCTAACTTGCCCTAAAATCAAATCCGCATGCGTGATTGTAACGCACACTTTTTCTAAAGGCTTAAAAACCTTGTTCGTTTTGACTAAAACTTTAAGCCCTATAAATTCTTTTAACCCCACCACCACCCAATCTTTAACCTCTAAAACCACGCCCAAAAATTCTTTTTCTAAAAACTCTAAAGCTAAGCGAGCGAATTTGCGCTTGATGAAATCCCTTTCAATCAAAGCGGTCTTTTTTTGTAAAGCGTTCAATTCAGAGCATAATTCAGGCGTTTCTTCTAACAAATACGAGCAGCCTTTAGCTTGATAAAACAACAATTCTTTTAAAAGCCTGTGTAAGGCTAGATCGCTGTATCGTCTAATGGGCGAAGTGAAATGCGTATAGCTGGCAAACCCCAAACCAAAATGGCTTTCTTGTATGGGGCTATAAAGGGCTAAATTTTGAGACTTGATGATTAAGCGTGAAATTTCTCTTTCTATACTCTTTTCTTTGGCTGTCTTTAAAGCATGCTCTAAAAAAGGAAAAAAGCCCATGTTTTTAGGGTGCACAATCTCATAATCAAAAAGCTTGTCGCAAAGGCGTTTTTGCTGCTCCAAACTTGGCTCTTTGTGGGTGCGGTATATCCCCTTATTGTGAAAATGCTCATCTAATAACCTCGCGCTAGATTGGTTGGCTAAGAGCATGGCTTCTTCTATAAGGGTGTGCGCATCGCTTTCTTTTTCTGTTTCAATTTTTTCTATACGCCCTTCTTTGTTTAAATACAGCTTGTTTTCAAACGAATTGAAATTAAACCCTTTTTTTAAACGCTCCTTTTTTAACTTTAAAGCCACCTCTAAAAACCCCAAAAGGCTTTGTTGCAAATCTTTATCCAACGAGCTTTGTCGGGTATTTAAAAAATGATTGATTTCTTCATAAACGCAATTAGCCCTAACTTCAATAACGCCTTGAAATAATCGGGCGTTTTTCAAATCGTCTAAAGGGATTTCATACACTAAAGCCAGGCGTTTTTCAAACGCTTTTAATGAGCATGCCCCTTGAGACAAACTCAAAGGAAGCATGGGATAGACGCTGTTAGGGAAATACACGCTAAAGCCCCTAAGCCTAGCTTCTTTATCCAAACTGGAATGTTTCGGCACAAATTCGCTCACATCAGCAACCGCCACAAACAAAACCCTTTTTTCTTGGTCATAAAAGATCGCATCGTCAAAATCTTTAGCGTCTTTGGGGTCAATGGTGATAAAAGGGATGTGAGAATAATTGATCCTGTCTTTAAAATCGCTCGCTTTGAGTTGTGCGTAATATTGCGCTAAATTCAAGCAATCTTTTGAAAAATCCTTCACCCTGTCAAAAAGGCTCAAAGAAAGGTTTTCATCTATTAAAGGGTCTTCTAAAGCCCCTAAAATTTCGCTGATTTCACGCTTTTTAAGATCGATCTTCACCACGCAATGCCTAGGCAATTCTAATAAGGATTTTTGGCTGTGCTTTAAAGAAACAGGTTTTTTAAAAGGCTCTTTAAAAGGGATAGCCACAATCTGGTTTTTTTCTTTAGCCAAGTAAGCTATCATCGTGTCTTGTGTATCAAAAAGAGCGGCTTTAAAAAAGGCTATGGGGCGTTTTTTAGAACATTCTATTTGGCATAAAATCAAAGCGTCTGTTTTAAAAGATGGGGGTAAATTTTTGATTAAAGGGTCTTTGGGGTAATTTTTCGCTAAAGAAATGAAAAACGCCTTATTTTTTACCCTTTCAATCTTGCCTATATCAAAGCCTTCTTTTAAAAAATAGCGATCCTTGTTTGATCGAAGCGCTTCTTTTAAAACACCCTTTTCTACTAGGGGGGCGAATCGCTTAGGGATCTTTTTAACCCCAAAAAACAGGCTTCTTAAAAACCCTTGCATCAAAAAACACTTCGCATGACTTCAAACGCCTTTGAATAAGGGATTTGAGAAGCGCTGAATTTTTCAAAACTTAAAGCAGCTTGATAGATGAGCATGTCTTTTCCGTCTTGAAAAGGGGTTTTTAACTCTTTAGCCAGAGATAAAAAGGGCGTTAAAAACCCATACGCTAAATCATAAGCGAGCTTGCCCTCTTTAAAATACCCTTTCAAAACCTCTTTATTCAAAGGCAATTCGTTATTTAAACTCGCTGAAGTGGCGTTAATGATCAAATCAAAAGCGCTTTTAGGAGGCTCCATGAAACAATCACAGCCCAAGCGTTGGAAAAAATCCAATCCCCTAGAAGAGCGGTTTAACACGCTCACCTTTAAGCCTTGTTTTTTCAATTCGCACGCTAGGGCTTTAGCGCTCCCCCCAGAGCCTAAAATCAAAGCGTTTTGATAGTTTTTTTGCTTTAAAGAAAGATAAAACCCTAAAGCGTCGGTATTGTAACCCACAAGCTCATCATTTTCTAAAACAAGCGTATTGACCGCTCCGCATTCAAGCGCGATACCTTTGATCTTATCGCAAATTTGAAACGCCCTTTCTTTAAAGGGTAAGGTTACATTAGCCCCACTCAATCCCAAATGCAAAAACTCGCTTTTGATGTGGCTTTCTAAAGGGAGTAATATGGGGTGGTAATGCCC is a window of Helicobacter pylori NQ4053 DNA encoding:
- a CDS encoding shikimate dehydrogenase — protein: MKLKSFGVFGNPIKHSKSPLIHNACFLTFQKELGFLGHYHPILLPLESHIKSEFLHLGLSGANVTLPFKERAFQICDKIKGIALECGAVNTLVLENDELVGYNTDALGFYLSLKQKNYQNALILGSGGSAKALACELKKQGLKVSVLNRSSRGLDFFQRLGCDCFMEPPKSAFDLIINATSASLNNELPLNKEVLKGYFKEGKLAYDLAYGFLTPFLSLAKELKTPFQDGKDMLIYQAALSFEKFSASQIPYSKAFEVMRSVF
- a CDS encoding RNB domain-containing ribonuclease, producing MQGFLRSLFFGVKKIPKRFAPLVEKGVLKEALRSNKDRYFLKEGFDIGKIERVKNKAFFISLAKNYPKDPLIKNLPPSFKTDALILCQIECSKKRPIAFFKAALFDTQDTMIAYLAKEKNQIVAIPFKEPFKKPVSLKHSQKSLLELPRHCVVKIDLKKREISEILGALEDPLIDENLSLSLFDRVKDFSKDCLNLAQYYAQLKASDFKDRINYSHIPFITIDPKDAKDFDDAIFYDQEKRVLFVAVADVSEFVPKHSSLDKEARLRGFSVYFPNSVYPMLPLSLSQGACSLKAFEKRLALVYEIPLDDLKNARLFQGVIEVRANCVYEEINHFLNTRQSSLDKDLQQSLLGFLEVALKLKKERLKKGFNFNSFENKLYLNKEGRIEKIETEKESDAHTLIEEAMLLANQSSARLLDEHFHNKGIYRTHKEPSLEQQKRLCDKLFDYEIVHPKNMGFFPFLEHALKTAKEKSIEREISRLIIKSQNLALYSPIQESHFGLGFASYTHFTSPIRRYSDLALHRLLKELLFYQAKGCSYLLEETPELCSELNALQKKTALIERDFIKRKFARLALEFLEKEFLGVVLEVKDWVVVGLKEFIGLKVLVKTNKVFKPLEKVCVTITHADLILGQVRGEITERIKEHVS